The following coding sequences lie in one Microvirga sp. 17 mud 1-3 genomic window:
- a CDS encoding sugar kinase, translating to MKTIDILAIGEPLMEFAEVRRGEERLYLPGFGGDVSNAAVAAARQGAKAAIFTALGDDAFGRDFLALWDLEGIDRSSVLVRQDGRTGVYFISYGEEGHVFSYARAGSAASLVHEGELPLEQIAAARVLHASGISQAISSDCADAVFAAIRHAKANGTVVSYDTNLRLRLWPLDRARAVIHGAVALSDIALPGLDDARQLTGLDRPEEVCDFYLALGCRIVALTMGKVGTMVATPECREVIPARPVAAVDATGAGDTFDGAFLAEWLVHGDAFKAASYANAAAALSTLGQGAVGPMPTRQAVEAFLRAA from the coding sequence ATGAAGACCATCGACATCCTGGCCATCGGCGAGCCGCTGATGGAATTCGCCGAAGTGCGACGCGGAGAGGAGCGCCTCTACCTGCCGGGTTTCGGCGGGGACGTGTCCAACGCGGCGGTGGCGGCCGCGCGCCAGGGCGCAAAGGCCGCCATCTTCACGGCTCTGGGCGACGACGCGTTCGGACGGGATTTTCTCGCCCTGTGGGACCTGGAGGGCATCGACCGCTCCTCCGTCTTGGTGCGCCAGGATGGCAGGACGGGGGTCTACTTCATCAGCTATGGCGAGGAGGGGCACGTTTTCTCCTATGCGCGCGCCGGATCGGCCGCAAGCCTCGTCCATGAAGGGGAATTGCCGCTGGAGCAGATCGCGGCCGCCCGCGTCCTCCATGCGTCAGGCATCAGCCAGGCGATTTCATCCGACTGCGCCGATGCGGTCTTCGCGGCCATCCGGCATGCGAAGGCGAATGGGACCGTCGTCAGCTACGACACCAACCTGCGCCTGCGCCTCTGGCCTCTCGACCGGGCGAGGGCCGTGATTCATGGGGCCGTGGCGCTCTCGGATATTGCGCTGCCGGGTCTCGACGATGCACGCCAGCTGACGGGGCTCGACCGGCCGGAGGAGGTCTGCGACTTCTATCTCGCGCTCGGTTGCCGGATCGTCGCCCTGACCATGGGGAAAGTCGGGACCATGGTGGCGACGCCGGAGTGCCGCGAGGTCATTCCGGCCCGTCCCGTCGCGGCCGTGGATGCGACAGGAGCCGGAGACACATTCGACGGAGCCTTTCTGGCCGAGTGGCTCGTGCATGGCGATGCCTTCAAGGCCGCTTCCTATGCCAACGCGGCGGCTGCCCTCTCGACCCTGGGCCAGGGGGCGGTCGGTCCCATGCCAACGCGGCAGGCCGTCGAGGCCTTTCTGCGCGCCGCATGA
- a CDS encoding DUF4142 domain-containing protein produces the protein MKKYVVLAALLTTASAPAFAQSMDGRTFRAMATQADAFEIAASRLALERSRNPRVRTFAQNMITDHGQTSQALNGGQAVYSASGEWLGGTVGGTLAGAGIGALVGGPVGAAVGAGVGATTGAVASAPSGGTGAGAVSGGLAGAGVGALVGGPVGAAVGAGVGATTGGAAGRAADIQATGSVAAAPIRLPVQLDAEKTQMLNQLASTTGPQFDRLYGRYQRAAHQETLALYEQYAQTGTDPALVTYARSVIPHLEHHLTNARRLPGAR, from the coding sequence ATGAAGAAATACGTTGTTCTTGCAGCTTTGCTGACGACTGCCTCCGCGCCTGCCTTCGCGCAGTCGATGGACGGCCGTACCTTCCGCGCCATGGCGACCCAGGCCGATGCCTTCGAGATCGCCGCGAGCCGGCTGGCTCTTGAGCGCTCCCGCAATCCGCGGGTCCGCACCTTCGCCCAGAACATGATCACCGACCATGGCCAGACGAGCCAGGCCCTCAACGGCGGCCAGGCGGTCTATTCGGCCAGCGGCGAATGGCTGGGCGGGACGGTTGGCGGCACCCTGGCGGGTGCTGGCATCGGCGCCCTGGTCGGCGGACCGGTGGGCGCCGCGGTCGGTGCCGGTGTCGGCGCCACGACCGGCGCGGTTGCGTCCGCCCCGAGCGGCGGGACGGGAGCCGGTGCGGTCAGTGGCGGCCTGGCAGGTGCCGGTGTCGGCGCGCTGGTCGGCGGCCCGGTGGGCGCCGCCGTGGGCGCAGGTGTCGGCGCGACGACCGGTGGGGCAGCAGGCCGTGCGGCGGATATCCAGGCGACCGGCTCGGTCGCGGCGGCTCCGATCCGCCTGCCGGTCCAGCTCGATGCCGAAAAGACCCAGATGCTGAACCAGCTCGCGTCCACCACGGGTCCGCAATTCGACCGTCTCTATGGCCGCTATCAGCGCGCCGCTCACCAGGAGACCCTCGCGCTCTACGAGCAATATGCCCAGACCGGCACGGATCCGGCGCTCGTGACCTATGCGCGCTCGGTCATCCCCCACCTGGAGCATCACCTGACCAACGCGCGTCGCCTGCCGGGCGCACGCTGA
- a CDS encoding acyltransferase, whose translation MSKLVHIQVLRALAALSVAFLHAQHDAVGLAARTGWSFPNLDGFPWMAGVDVFFVISGFIMVYASRPLFGRDGVRGTFLVRRLLRIVPLYWAVTTLYLAVALVAPALLNSENIAAWQVLASYLFIPFERPDETVQPLYSLGWTLNYEMFFYLLFAGVLAWPRGRAVGLLAAGLALLVLVGRLFDLPQPLGFWTDPILLEFAFGLGLGLLHAKGVRLGRGLRWALVAAALGLLAMNFIGLRSNLNEMRPLAWGVPAAFLVAAASLTATDRKPSLLTRFGEMTGDASYAIYLVHPFVIRGMGVLLARTRIDAALGPWSFIILALAATLAVSLLVHRFFERPVTNFVRARTGSPRAAQPV comes from the coding sequence GTGTCGAAGCTCGTCCACATCCAGGTCCTGAGGGCCCTCGCGGCCCTGTCGGTCGCCTTCCTCCACGCGCAGCACGATGCGGTGGGGCTGGCCGCGCGCACGGGATGGAGCTTCCCGAATCTCGATGGGTTTCCGTGGATGGCCGGGGTCGACGTCTTCTTCGTGATCTCCGGCTTCATCATGGTCTATGCGTCGCGCCCGCTTTTCGGCCGGGACGGGGTCCGGGGCACGTTCCTGGTCCGGCGCCTGCTGCGCATCGTCCCGCTCTACTGGGCCGTTACGACCCTTTATCTCGCCGTCGCGCTCGTCGCGCCGGCTTTGCTCAACAGCGAGAACATCGCCGCCTGGCAGGTGCTGGCCTCCTACCTGTTCATTCCGTTCGAGCGCCCGGACGAGACTGTCCAGCCACTCTATTCCCTGGGCTGGACACTCAATTACGAGATGTTCTTCTACCTGCTCTTCGCCGGCGTGCTCGCTTGGCCGCGTGGACGGGCCGTGGGCCTGCTCGCCGCAGGGCTGGCGCTGCTCGTCCTTGTCGGGCGCCTTTTCGATCTACCTCAGCCCCTGGGGTTCTGGACGGACCCGATCCTGCTCGAATTCGCCTTCGGCCTTGGCCTCGGCCTGCTGCACGCAAAGGGCGTCAGGCTCGGCAGGGGGCTGCGCTGGGCTCTTGTGGCGGCGGCCCTCGGGCTTCTGGCCATGAACTTCATCGGCCTTCGCAGCAACCTCAACGAGATGCGGCCCCTGGCCTGGGGCGTCCCGGCGGCGTTCCTGGTGGCGGCCGCATCCCTGACCGCGACGGACCGGAAGCCGAGCCTTCTCACCCGGTTCGGCGAGATGACCGGCGATGCCTCCTACGCCATCTATCTCGTCCATCCCTTCGTGATCCGCGGGATGGGTGTCCTCCTGGCCCGGACCCGGATCGATGCGGCGCTCGGCCCCTGGAGCTTCATCATCCTGGCGCTTGCCGCGACATTGGCGGTGAGCCTGCTGGTGCACCGTTTCTTCGAACGGCCGGTTACGAATTTCGTGCGGGCGCGGACCGGTTCGCCGAGAGCCGCACAGCCCGTTTGA